One segment of Streptomyces sp. YIM 121038 DNA contains the following:
- a CDS encoding SsgA family sporulation/cell division regulator: protein MSVVEQVTRAHLVTDSPDDHVVVPVALRYDPQTDPRSVRIGLPGTVAADHPGSPDWVLDRDLLERGLRAPAADGDVRIWPCGRVQAVVEFHTPKGVAVVQFDSSALVRFLRRTYTAATPVSH from the coding sequence ATGTCAGTGGTCGAACAAGTCACCCGGGCCCACCTCGTCACCGACTCCCCCGACGACCACGTCGTCGTCCCCGTCGCCCTGCGGTACGACCCGCAGACCGATCCGCGCTCGGTGCGCATCGGCCTGCCCGGCACGGTGGCCGCGGACCACCCCGGATCACCCGACTGGGTCCTCGACCGCGACCTCCTGGAGCGCGGGCTGAGGGCCCCCGCGGCCGACGGCGACGTACGGATCTGGCCGTGCGGGCGGGTGCAGGCGGTGGTGGAGTTCCACACGCCCAAGGGCGTGGCGGTCGTGCAGTTCGACTCGTCCGCGCTGGTGCGCTTCCTGCGTCGTACGTACACGGCCGCCACGCCGGTCAGTCACTGA
- a CDS encoding MMPL family transporter: MATFLYKLGRIAFRRRHFVALIWVALLTLAGVGAASAPTAASSSFSIPGTEAQQAFDLLEKRAPEASADGASARVVFKAPDGEKVTDPDNKAAISKTVGALASGSDQVARADDPFAARTVSKDGTTAYASVTYKVTSMELSDDSRDALEKTTDKARTGGMTVEVGGDALQAVPHTGATEVIGIAVAAVVLVITFGSLVAAGLPLLTALIGVGIGVSSIAALASALDLGTTTSTLAMMIGLAVGIDYALFIVSRYRAELAEGRDREDAAGRAVGTAGSAVVFAGLTVVIALVGLAVVNIPMLTKMGVAAAGTVAIAVLIALTLVPALLGYAGRKVRPAGTQGKRFGRGRKGAPRAAESAAPAKENLGTRWARFVVRRPLAVLLLGVLGLGAAAVPVAGLELGLPDDGAQPTSTTQRKAYDLIADGFGPGYNGPLMTVTDLKGVADPKGEAAAVAKKIGGLDDVLSVSPPVFNKAGDTAIISVVPSSKPSGTETEDLVHAIRAEAADVKADSGAEVMVTGTTAMNIDVSQKLNDALIPYLALVVGLAFLLLIVVFRSVLVPLKAALGFLLSVLAALGAVVAVFQWGWLGSLFGVEQTGPIMSMMPIFMVGVVFGLAMDYEVFLVTRMREAYVHGESPEDAIVTGFKYGARVVTAAAVIMIAVFAGFIGSGEQMVKMIGFGLAIAVFFDAFIVRMAIVPAVLALLGRKAWSLPRWLDRALPNVDVEGEGLKDMAPPATGDRDERREPVGV, encoded by the coding sequence GTGGCCACGTTCCTGTACAAACTAGGCCGAATCGCCTTCCGGCGACGGCACTTCGTCGCCCTGATCTGGGTGGCGCTCCTGACCCTCGCCGGAGTGGGCGCCGCCTCCGCGCCGACCGCCGCGTCGAGCTCCTTCTCGATCCCGGGCACGGAGGCCCAGCAGGCCTTCGACCTCCTGGAGAAGCGCGCCCCCGAGGCCAGCGCCGACGGCGCGAGCGCCCGGGTGGTGTTCAAGGCGCCGGACGGCGAGAAGGTCACCGATCCGGACAACAAGGCCGCGATCTCCAAGACCGTGGGCGCCCTCGCGTCAGGATCGGACCAGGTGGCGCGCGCCGACGACCCGTTCGCGGCCAGGACGGTCTCCAAGGACGGCACCACGGCGTACGCGTCGGTGACGTACAAGGTCACCTCCATGGAGCTGTCCGACGACAGCCGGGACGCCCTGGAGAAGACCACCGACAAGGCCCGCACCGGCGGCATGACCGTCGAGGTCGGCGGTGACGCCCTCCAGGCCGTGCCGCACACCGGCGCCACGGAGGTCATCGGCATCGCCGTCGCCGCCGTCGTCCTTGTCATCACCTTCGGCTCGCTCGTGGCGGCCGGGCTTCCGCTGCTCACCGCCCTGATCGGCGTCGGCATCGGCGTCTCGTCGATCGCCGCGCTCGCCAGCGCGCTCGACCTCGGTACGACCACGTCGACGCTCGCCATGATGATCGGCCTCGCGGTCGGCATCGACTACGCCCTGTTCATCGTCTCGCGCTACCGCGCCGAGCTGGCCGAGGGCCGCGACCGCGAGGACGCGGCGGGCCGGGCCGTCGGCACGGCGGGCTCCGCCGTGGTCTTCGCCGGTCTGACGGTGGTCATCGCGCTGGTCGGCCTCGCCGTCGTCAACATCCCGATGCTCACCAAGATGGGCGTCGCGGCGGCCGGTACGGTCGCCATCGCCGTCCTGATCGCGCTCACCCTGGTCCCGGCGCTGCTCGGGTACGCGGGCCGCAAGGTCAGGCCCGCGGGCACGCAGGGCAAGCGGTTCGGCCGCGGCCGGAAGGGCGCGCCGCGGGCCGCGGAGTCCGCCGCGCCCGCGAAGGAGAACCTCGGCACCCGCTGGGCCCGCTTCGTGGTCCGCCGCCCGCTCGCCGTCCTGCTGCTCGGCGTGCTGGGCCTCGGCGCCGCCGCCGTGCCGGTGGCCGGCCTCGAACTCGGCCTGCCCGACGACGGCGCGCAGCCCACCTCCACCACCCAGCGCAAGGCCTACGACCTCATCGCGGACGGCTTCGGCCCCGGCTACAACGGCCCGCTGATGACCGTCACCGACCTCAAGGGCGTCGCCGACCCCAAGGGCGAGGCCGCCGCCGTCGCCAAGAAGATCGGCGGCCTGGACGACGTGCTCAGCGTGAGCCCGCCGGTGTTCAACAAGGCGGGCGACACGGCGATCATCAGCGTCGTGCCGTCCTCCAAGCCGAGCGGCACCGAGACCGAGGACCTCGTCCACGCCATCCGCGCCGAGGCGGCGGACGTCAAGGCCGACAGCGGCGCCGAGGTCATGGTCACCGGCACCACGGCCATGAACATCGACGTCTCGCAGAAGCTCAACGACGCGCTGATCCCCTACCTCGCGCTGGTCGTGGGCCTGGCCTTCCTGCTCCTGATCGTCGTCTTCCGCTCGGTCCTCGTCCCGCTCAAGGCGGCGCTCGGCTTCCTGCTCTCGGTGCTCGCCGCGCTCGGCGCGGTGGTCGCGGTCTTCCAGTGGGGCTGGCTCGGCTCGCTGTTCGGCGTGGAGCAGACCGGCCCGATCATGAGCATGATGCCGATCTTCATGGTGGGCGTCGTCTTCGGCCTCGCGATGGACTACGAGGTGTTCCTGGTGACCCGCATGCGCGAGGCGTACGTCCACGGGGAGAGCCCCGAGGACGCGATCGTCACCGGCTTCAAGTACGGCGCGCGGGTCGTGACGGCGGCCGCCGTCATCATGATCGCCGTCTTCGCGGGCTTCATCGGCTCCGGCGAGCAGATGGTCAAGATGATCGGCTTCGGCCTCGCGATCGCGGTCTTCTTCGACGCGTTCATCGTGCGCATGGCGATCGTCCCGGCCGTGCTCGCGCTCCTCGGCCGCAAGGCCTGGAGCCTGCCGCGCTGGCTCGACCGCGCGCTGCCGAACGTGGACGTCGAGGGCGAGGGCCTGAAGGACATGGCACCCCCGGCCACCGGCGACCGCGACGAGCGGCGGGAGCCCGTGGGCGTGTGA
- a CDS encoding TetR/AcrR family transcriptional regulator: MAETATARRSRISPERAAELYEAVLELLREVGYENLTMDAVATRTRSSKATLYRQWGGKPELVARALRHNKPASLADIDTGSLRGDLMRMATLQDDCKMEQDHALMRGLFHAIHGNPELHQALRQLLIEPELTGLDAMLRRAVERGEVAADNPALEYVIHMLVGGFAARELIEERTVDQEFLITYIDAVILPALGV, translated from the coding sequence ATGGCGGAGACGGCAACGGCCCGGCGCAGCCGGATCTCCCCCGAGCGCGCGGCGGAGCTGTACGAGGCCGTGCTCGAGCTGCTGCGCGAGGTGGGCTACGAGAACCTCACGATGGACGCCGTCGCCACCCGCACCCGCTCCAGCAAGGCCACGCTCTACCGCCAGTGGGGCGGCAAGCCGGAGCTCGTCGCGCGGGCGCTCAGGCACAACAAGCCGGCGTCCCTCGCGGACATCGACACCGGTTCGCTGCGCGGCGACCTCATGCGCATGGCGACCCTCCAGGACGACTGCAAGATGGAGCAGGACCACGCCCTGATGCGCGGCCTGTTCCACGCCATCCACGGCAATCCCGAACTCCACCAGGCGCTGCGCCAGTTGCTCATCGAACCGGAGCTCACCGGGCTCGACGCGATGCTGCGGCGCGCGGTCGAGCGCGGCGAGGTCGCCGCGGACAACCCGGCCCTTGAGTACGTCATCCACATGCTGGTCGGCGGCTTCGCCGCCCGTGAGCTCATCGAGGAGCGCACGGTCGACCAGGAGTTCCTCATCACGTACATCGACGCCGTGATCCTCCCCGCCCTCGGCGTCTGA
- a CDS encoding energy-coupling factor ABC transporter permease, translating into MHVPDGFINAPVSAAAGVAAVGAVAVALRGARREQGGASRPGEAVSGGERTAPLAGLVAAFIFAVQMLNFPVAAGTSGHLLGGALAAILVGPCTGVLCVSVVLLMQGVLFADGGLTALGVNITVMAVVTTVVAYAVFRGLARLLPRGRRSLTAAAFTAALLSVPAAAAAFTLIYAVGGTTDVPIGKVATAMIGVHVLIGVGEAAITALTVGAVIAVRPDLVYGARGLSAPLKLRVGGALVDAPAAAPAPAARSSHRKLWAAGLVTSFVLAGFVSFYASTNPDGLEKVAHDKGIDRKEEEHAAKDSPFFDYGVQGITDSRLSGGLAGVIGVGVTVVAGTGVFWALRRRRAPYADQADPAGTAAVTEPAESA; encoded by the coding sequence ATGCATGTCCCCGATGGATTCATCAACGCTCCCGTATCCGCCGCCGCGGGCGTGGCCGCGGTGGGTGCCGTCGCCGTCGCGCTGCGCGGGGCACGGCGTGAACAGGGGGGCGCCTCCCGCCCGGGCGAAGCCGTGAGCGGGGGAGAGCGCACGGCGCCGCTCGCGGGTCTCGTGGCGGCCTTCATCTTCGCCGTGCAGATGCTGAACTTCCCCGTCGCCGCCGGGACGAGCGGCCACCTCCTCGGCGGCGCCCTCGCGGCGATACTCGTGGGCCCCTGCACCGGGGTCCTGTGCGTCTCCGTGGTGCTGCTCATGCAGGGCGTCCTGTTCGCGGACGGCGGCCTGACCGCACTCGGCGTGAACATCACCGTCATGGCGGTCGTCACCACGGTCGTCGCGTACGCGGTCTTCCGGGGCCTGGCGAGGCTCCTGCCGCGCGGCCGCCGCTCGCTCACCGCCGCCGCGTTCACGGCGGCCCTGCTCTCCGTGCCGGCCGCGGCCGCCGCCTTCACCCTCATCTACGCCGTCGGCGGCACCACCGACGTGCCGATCGGCAAGGTCGCCACCGCCATGATCGGCGTCCACGTCCTCATCGGCGTCGGCGAGGCCGCCATCACCGCGCTCACGGTCGGCGCGGTGATCGCCGTGCGGCCCGACCTGGTGTACGGCGCCCGCGGCCTGAGCGCGCCGCTCAAACTGCGCGTGGGCGGCGCACTCGTCGACGCGCCCGCCGCCGCCCCCGCCCCGGCGGCCCGCTCCTCCCACCGCAAGCTGTGGGCCGCGGGCCTGGTCACCTCGTTCGTCCTCGCCGGATTCGTCTCCTTCTACGCCTCCACGAACCCCGACGGCCTGGAGAAGGTCGCCCACGACAAGGGCATCGACCGCAAGGAGGAGGAGCACGCCGCCAAGGACTCGCCCTTCTTCGACTACGGCGTGCAGGGCATCACCGACAGCCGCCTCTCCGGCGGCCTCGCGGGCGTCATCGGCGTCGGCGTGACCGTCGTCGCGGGCACCGGCGTCTTCTGGGCGCTGCGCAGGCGGCGCGCCCCGTACGCGGACCAGGCGGACCCGGCGGGGACCGCCGCGGTGACCGAGCCCGCCGAGAGCGCCTGA